In Gorilla gorilla gorilla isolate KB3781 chromosome 12, NHGRI_mGorGor1-v2.1_pri, whole genome shotgun sequence, the following are encoded in one genomic region:
- the FABP1 gene encoding fatty acid-binding protein, liver, translated as MSFSGKYQLQSQENFEAFMKAIGLPEELIQKGKDIKGVSEIVQNGKHFKFTITAGSKVIQNEFTLGEECELETMTGEKVKTVVQLEGDNKLVTTFKNIKSVTELNGDIITNTMTLGDIVFKRISKRI; from the exons ATGAGTTTCTCCGGCAAGTACCAACTGCAGAGCCAGGAAAACTTTGAAGCCTTCATGAAGGCAATCG GTCTGCCGGAAGAGCTCATCCAGAAGGGGAAGGATATCAAGGGGGTGTCGGAAATCGTGCAGAATGGGAAGCACTTCAAGTTCACCATCACCGCTGGGTCCAAAGTGATCCAAAACGAATTCACCTTGGGGGAGGAATGTGAGCTGGAGACAATGACAGGGGAGAAAGTCAAG ACAGTGGTTCAGTTGGAAGGTGACAATAAACTGGTGACAACTTTCAAAAACATCAAGTCTGTGACCGAACTCAACGGCGACATAATCACCAAT ACCATGACATTGGGTGACATTGTCTTCAAGAGAATCAGCAAGAGAATTTAA